The following proteins come from a genomic window of Micromonospora echinofusca:
- a CDS encoding ADP-ribosylglycohydrolase family protein, with protein sequence MTRVTAQQLATARGCVLGLMLGDAIGATGGTVPASGPLPATSAGQLACFTVDGLIRAHVRHRHRGICHPPSMVWESYRNWAAIQGVPGFEVRGEGNGPRGWLVRVPALAERRGSAPATVAALQRREMGTIDEPSGTSTGAHALTRTLPVGLYPCEAAEMAALTHAGDAVGAAGLGGAVVRLLAVGRPLVEAVGSVASESGEWSEAAERSLVPSLTAARSGPASRGELARLAPDARAVSALAGGVYAVACFPGRETVREALLFAASAGDGGHAVTVAGALLGTAHGPDALPVDWLSRLELAWTADTLARDVVTELHDSPSGGEYFRPTDPHWRTRYPG encoded by the coding sequence GTGACCAGGGTGACGGCGCAGCAGCTCGCGACCGCTCGGGGCTGTGTGCTCGGGCTGATGCTCGGTGACGCCATCGGCGCGACAGGCGGCACGGTGCCGGCGTCCGGGCCGCTGCCGGCGACGAGCGCCGGGCAGCTCGCCTGCTTCACCGTCGACGGCCTGATCCGCGCCCACGTCCGGCACCGGCACCGGGGCATCTGCCACCCGCCGAGCATGGTGTGGGAGTCGTACCGGAACTGGGCCGCGATCCAGGGCGTACCCGGCTTCGAGGTCCGCGGCGAAGGCAACGGGCCGCGGGGCTGGCTGGTACGGGTACCGGCCTTGGCCGAGCGGCGCGGGTCGGCACCGGCGACAGTGGCGGCACTCCAGCGGCGCGAGATGGGCACGATCGACGAGCCCAGCGGTACGAGCACCGGGGCGCACGCGCTCACCCGGACCCTGCCGGTCGGCCTCTATCCGTGCGAGGCGGCGGAGATGGCCGCCCTCACGCACGCGGGCGACGCCGTCGGCGCCGCCGGGCTGGGTGGTGCGGTGGTCCGTCTGCTCGCCGTGGGACGTCCACTCGTCGAGGCCGTCGGGAGCGTGGCGTCGGAATCTGGGGAGTGGTCCGAGGCCGCTGAGCGGTCCCTGGTTCCGTCCCTGACGGCAGCCCGGTCGGGTCCCGCCTCGCGGGGCGAGCTGGCTCGCCTCGCCCCTGACGCGCGGGCGGTCTCCGCGCTCGCCGGCGGCGTCTACGCCGTGGCCTGCTTCCCGGGCCGGGAGACGGTACGCGAGGCGCTCCTCTTCGCCGCCTCGGCCGGCGACGGCGGCCACGCCGTGACGGTGGCTGGCGCCCTGCTGGGCACGGCGCACGGGCCGGACGCGCTGCCGGTCGATTGGCTGTCCCGGCTGGAGTTGGCCTGGACGGCCGACACGCTGGCCCGCGACGTCGTCACCGAGCTGCACGACAGCCCGTCGGGAGGCGAGTACTTCCGCCCGACCGATCCTCACTGGAGGACCCGCTACCCCGGCTGA
- a CDS encoding DivIVA domain-containing protein, which produces MTPHEVRTREFAARRRGIDPVEVREFQARVSDELAMLNETVRLLSQENDRIKRALRDWQTMHARECRPPEEHHRNAGHW; this is translated from the coding sequence TTGACGCCGCACGAGGTGCGGACCCGCGAGTTCGCCGCGCGCCGGCGCGGCATCGACCCCGTGGAGGTACGCGAGTTCCAGGCCCGGGTCTCCGACGAGCTGGCCATGCTCAACGAAACGGTACGGCTGCTAAGCCAGGAGAACGACCGCATCAAGCGGGCGCTGCGCGACTGGCAGACCATGCACGCGCGGGAGTGCCGGCCGCCGGAGGAGCACCACCGCAACGCCGGCCACTGGTGA
- a CDS encoding winged helix-turn-helix domain-containing protein yields the protein MREVPDYWRIADDVIADVRSKKLKPEDRLPSIAELRQTYGVSHGTVQMAYARLEALRVIRRQQGKGVFVTDPKTWMREP from the coding sequence ATGCGAGAAGTGCCGGACTATTGGCGCATCGCCGACGATGTGATCGCCGACGTCAGATCCAAGAAGTTGAAGCCGGAGGACAGGCTGCCCTCGATCGCCGAACTGCGTCAGACCTATGGCGTCAGTCACGGGACCGTGCAGATGGCCTACGCCCGGCTGGAAGCGTTGCGGGTGATCCGCCGGCAGCAGGGCAAGGGTGTATTCGTCACGGACCCGAAGACCTGGATGCGGGAGCCGTAG
- a CDS encoding HD domain-containing protein, translating to MEFPAYLATMPMHAITEIHGEPGLLARFRLELRAFDEAARQQLTEALDLAAELHRDDRRVREPYLNHLLRVAIRMVHHYQVRDVDVIVAGLLHDAVEDHPDELAAATSGEPGGAYDGEDATAAALAVLAQRFGPRVARLVGAVTNPAYDPGRDKHVQYREHVAASLDREPWARVIKISDFTDNGVGVIHTVGPKVTSSARKYRPLVPVYRDLVTRADTPLSAPVKEHILGQLDLAEERFSAILDEPPHPN from the coding sequence ATGGAGTTTCCCGCCTACCTGGCCACCATGCCGATGCACGCGATCACCGAGATCCACGGCGAGCCCGGCCTGCTGGCCCGGTTCCGGCTGGAGCTGCGCGCGTTCGACGAGGCCGCGCGGCAACAGCTCACCGAGGCCCTCGACCTCGCCGCCGAGCTGCACCGCGACGACCGGCGGGTACGCGAGCCCTACCTGAACCACCTGCTGCGGGTGGCGATCCGGATGGTGCACCACTACCAGGTCCGCGACGTCGACGTGATCGTCGCCGGCCTGCTGCACGACGCGGTGGAGGACCACCCCGACGAGCTGGCCGCCGCGACCTCCGGCGAGCCTGGCGGGGCGTACGACGGCGAGGACGCCACCGCCGCCGCCCTGGCCGTGCTCGCGCAGCGGTTCGGCCCGCGGGTGGCCCGCCTGGTCGGCGCGGTCACCAATCCGGCGTACGACCCGGGCCGGGACAAGCACGTGCAGTACCGCGAGCACGTGGCGGCCAGCCTCGACCGGGAGCCGTGGGCGCGGGTCATCAAGATCTCCGACTTCACGGACAACGGGGTGGGCGTCATCCACACCGTCGGGCCGAAGGTGACCTCGTCGGCGCGCAAGTACCGCCCGCTCGTACCGGTCTACCGGGACCTCGTCACCAGGGCGGACACTCCCCTGTCGGCGCCGGTGAAGGAGCACATCCTCGGCCAGCTCGACCTCGCCGAGGAACGCTTCAGCGCCATCCTCGACGAACCACCCCACCCGAACTGA
- a CDS encoding SpoIIE family protein phosphatase produces the protein MDSKQHAEPAGAAVDLFAGDDPTSAAHRATDWAATALGPVQTWPPELCAAVRTVLPSKIPMLLWWGPELVQIFNDAYTPVLGDKYPAAIGQPGAQCWPEVWTELGPLTDQVFAGHGATFAENQLLMLDRHGYLEETYWTFSYSPVRADAGRVPGIFVATTDVTARVLGDRRLETLRELGSVSIAAADTTRDAVRASARVLTGSPADLPAVMIYLRPEGATPDEGPAADGDGGETGPGPDGGASEDADELVLAASVGVAEEAATSAGWLAQIGEVARTGRPARVRGVALPGDPRAHAGAVVGVPVDEVVVLPLLATGQARPTGVLVAGVSPFRRLDEAYAGFLDLVASRVSTALGDVLAYEAQRRRAAALAELDAAKTEFFTDVSHELRTPLTLIAGPVRESLADRREPLPPGQRERLELVHRNTGRLRKLVNDMLDFARMEGGRLDPERVETDLPALTAGVAESFAYAMREAGLTYRVDVEALPRTAYVDRDMWEKVVVNLLSNALKYTLAGTVRLRLRGDGERVTLSVDDTGVGVPADQQPLLFRRFHRVRGASGRSHEGTGIGLALVQEMARLHGGEVSVRSVEGEGSTFTVRLPYGRATATATRRERAHEPAHEAYVAEALRWLPEAAPAPTDRTDDDARNAATVLVVDDNADLRAFLASLLAPHHRVVVAADGREALDRIAERVPDLVLTDVMMPRLDGFWLVRALRADRRTAGLPIIVLSARAGEEAAVEGLRTGADDYLAKPFSSEELLARVGAHLELARLRNEEATWRAALIESLQDAFAVVDADGALIEANEAFCRLVGADRLATPVAPPHAWWPEADAAPADRLLLLDVLRAARGSDRGRVTVPLRHADGQRIWAEAVYNSLREPRTGRRLYVATLREVTAEVRAAARQSALAALSGRLARATDVAEVLDAGLSELCTLLDGTRGLAVCADAAGTPLVVTQGLTLTRQVQRALDGLPADGDPQLAVDDAGRVTAIGARIEPGGAPGGVWLELDPPRSVPTVDRPLVRQLCAALAQALVRARAFETQRTVALAMQRAMLGPVDLPAGFATRYQPAVAPLEVGGDWYDVVQLPGDLVGVVVGDVVGRGLPAATVMGQLRSASRALLLQAKSPAEVLSALDDFARMVPGGACTTVFCAIIDRSLGLLRYSSAGHPPGILVHPDGSAELLTRAGSVPLASVAVPGRPEAGARLRPGSTLLLYTDGLVERRRELIDAGISRAVAALTQGRELPEGALADRVVRDLLPDTRNDDVAVLVYRHREPAAFAATLTADPGQLAPTREALREWLTGLGIGEADVDAALIAAGEACANAIEHGYRFAPDVSVTVRGRLRADRLEMVVTDTGGWREATPDDGERGRGQLIMTRLMDEATVDGSADGTTVRLVKRVSGA, from the coding sequence GTGGATTCGAAGCAGCACGCCGAACCGGCGGGGGCGGCCGTCGACCTCTTCGCCGGCGACGATCCCACCAGCGCCGCGCACCGGGCCACCGACTGGGCGGCCACTGCCCTGGGTCCGGTACAGACCTGGCCGCCGGAGCTGTGCGCGGCGGTGCGCACCGTGCTGCCGTCGAAGATCCCGATGCTGCTGTGGTGGGGCCCCGAGCTGGTGCAGATCTTCAACGACGCGTACACGCCGGTCCTCGGCGACAAGTACCCGGCCGCTATCGGTCAGCCGGGCGCACAGTGCTGGCCGGAGGTCTGGACCGAGCTGGGTCCGCTCACCGACCAGGTGTTCGCCGGCCACGGCGCCACCTTCGCGGAGAACCAACTGCTGATGCTCGACCGGCACGGCTACCTGGAGGAGACGTACTGGACCTTCTCCTACAGCCCGGTACGCGCCGACGCCGGCCGCGTCCCCGGCATCTTCGTGGCCACCACGGACGTCACCGCGCGGGTGCTGGGTGACCGGCGGCTGGAGACGCTGCGCGAGCTGGGCTCGGTCTCGATCGCGGCGGCGGACACCACCCGCGACGCCGTGCGGGCGTCGGCCCGGGTCCTCACCGGCAGCCCGGCCGACCTGCCTGCCGTGATGATCTACCTGCGCCCCGAGGGGGCGACGCCGGACGAGGGCCCGGCCGCAGACGGCGACGGTGGAGAAACCGGCCCCGGACCGGACGGCGGCGCGTCGGAGGACGCGGACGAACTGGTCCTGGCCGCCTCCGTCGGCGTGGCCGAGGAGGCCGCCACGAGCGCCGGGTGGCTGGCGCAGATCGGCGAGGTCGCGCGGACCGGCCGCCCCGCGCGGGTCCGGGGCGTGGCCCTGCCCGGCGACCCCCGCGCACACGCCGGGGCGGTCGTCGGGGTGCCCGTGGACGAGGTGGTGGTGCTGCCCCTGCTGGCCACCGGCCAGGCCCGCCCGACCGGCGTGCTGGTCGCCGGCGTCAGCCCCTTCCGCAGACTGGACGAGGCGTACGCCGGCTTCCTCGACCTGGTGGCCAGCCGGGTCTCGACGGCGCTGGGCGACGTGCTGGCGTACGAGGCGCAGCGACGCCGGGCCGCGGCGCTGGCCGAACTGGACGCGGCGAAGACGGAGTTCTTCACCGACGTCAGCCACGAGCTGCGCACCCCGCTGACGCTGATCGCAGGGCCGGTGCGGGAGAGCCTCGCCGACCGCCGCGAGCCGCTCCCGCCGGGCCAGCGCGAACGCCTGGAGCTGGTGCACCGCAACACCGGCCGGCTACGCAAGCTCGTCAACGACATGCTCGACTTCGCCCGCATGGAGGGCGGCCGGCTGGACCCGGAACGCGTGGAGACCGACCTTCCGGCGCTCACCGCCGGCGTCGCCGAGTCCTTCGCGTACGCCATGCGCGAGGCCGGGCTGACCTACCGGGTCGACGTCGAGGCGCTGCCACGCACCGCGTACGTGGACCGCGACATGTGGGAGAAGGTGGTCGTCAACCTGCTCTCCAACGCCCTGAAGTACACCCTGGCCGGCACGGTGCGCCTGCGGCTGCGCGGCGACGGCGAACGCGTCACGCTGTCCGTCGACGACACCGGCGTCGGTGTGCCCGCCGACCAGCAGCCGCTGCTGTTCCGCCGCTTCCACCGCGTACGCGGCGCCAGCGGCCGGTCGCACGAGGGCACCGGCATCGGGTTGGCGCTGGTGCAGGAGATGGCCCGGTTGCACGGTGGCGAGGTCAGCGTGCGCTCGGTCGAGGGCGAGGGCTCGACGTTCACCGTCCGCCTGCCGTACGGCCGGGCCACCGCCACCGCCACGCGCCGCGAGCGGGCCCACGAGCCGGCACACGAGGCGTACGTCGCCGAGGCCCTGCGCTGGCTGCCGGAGGCCGCGCCCGCCCCCACGGACCGGACCGACGACGACGCCCGCAACGCCGCCACGGTGCTGGTGGTCGACGACAACGCCGACCTGCGCGCCTTCCTGGCGAGCCTGCTCGCGCCCCACCACCGGGTCGTCGTCGCGGCCGACGGCCGGGAGGCGCTCGACCGCATCGCCGAGCGGGTGCCGGACCTGGTGCTGACCGACGTGATGATGCCCCGCCTCGACGGTTTCTGGCTGGTCCGGGCGCTGCGCGCCGACCGGCGTACGGCCGGGCTGCCGATCATCGTGCTCTCCGCCCGCGCCGGCGAGGAGGCGGCGGTGGAGGGGCTGCGGACCGGAGCCGACGACTACCTGGCCAAGCCGTTCTCCTCCGAGGAACTGCTGGCCCGGGTGGGCGCGCACCTGGAGCTGGCCCGGTTGCGCAACGAGGAGGCGACCTGGCGGGCGGCGCTCATCGAGTCGTTGCAGGACGCGTTCGCCGTGGTCGACGCCGACGGGGCGCTGATCGAGGCGAACGAGGCGTTCTGCCGCCTGGTCGGCGCCGACCGGCTGGCGACACCGGTCGCGCCGCCGCACGCCTGGTGGCCGGAGGCCGACGCCGCGCCCGCCGACCGACTGCTGCTGCTCGACGTGCTGCGCGCCGCGCGCGGCTCCGACCGGGGGCGGGTCACCGTGCCGCTGCGGCACGCCGACGGGCAACGGATCTGGGCCGAGGCGGTCTACAACTCGCTGCGCGAGCCGCGTACCGGCCGCCGCCTCTACGTCGCCACGCTGCGCGAGGTGACCGCCGAGGTCCGGGCCGCCGCCCGACAGTCCGCCCTGGCCGCGCTCTCCGGCCGGCTCGCCCGCGCCACCGACGTGGCCGAGGTGCTCGACGCCGGCCTCTCCGAGCTGTGCACCCTGCTGGACGGCACCCGCGGCCTGGCGGTCTGCGCCGACGCCGCCGGCACGCCGCTGGTGGTGACCCAGGGACTGACGCTGACCCGGCAGGTGCAGCGGGCCCTCGACGGACTGCCTGCGGACGGCGACCCGCAGCTCGCCGTCGACGACGCGGGTCGGGTCACCGCGATCGGGGCCCGCATCGAGCCGGGCGGGGCACCCGGCGGGGTATGGCTGGAACTGGATCCGCCCCGGTCGGTACCGACGGTGGACCGGCCGCTGGTGCGGCAGCTCTGCGCCGCGCTGGCCCAGGCGCTGGTGCGCGCGCGGGCCTTCGAGACCCAGCGGACGGTCGCCCTGGCCATGCAGCGGGCGATGCTCGGCCCGGTCGATTTGCCGGCCGGATTCGCGACCCGCTACCAGCCGGCGGTGGCGCCGCTCGAGGTCGGCGGAGACTGGTACGACGTGGTGCAGCTTCCCGGCGACCTCGTCGGCGTGGTGGTGGGCGACGTGGTGGGGCGGGGCCTGCCCGCCGCCACGGTGATGGGTCAGCTGCGCAGCGCCTCGCGCGCCCTGCTCCTGCAGGCCAAGAGCCCCGCCGAGGTGCTCAGCGCGCTGGACGACTTCGCCCGCATGGTGCCCGGCGGCGCCTGCACCACCGTCTTCTGCGCCATCATCGACCGCTCGCTGGGCCTGCTCCGCTACTCGTCGGCGGGTCACCCGCCGGGCATCCTGGTGCACCCGGACGGCTCCGCCGAGTTGCTGACCCGTGCCGGTTCGGTGCCGCTGGCCAGCGTCGCGGTGCCCGGCCGGCCGGAGGCAGGGGCGCGGCTGCGGCCCGGTTCGACACTGCTGCTCTACACCGACGGGCTCGTCGAGCGCCGCCGGGAACTGATCGACGCCGGCATCTCCCGGGCGGTCGCCGCGCTCACCCAGGGCCGCGAGCTGCCCGAGGGGGCGCTGGCCGACCGGGTGGTCCGGGACCTGCTGCCCGACACCCGCAACGACGACGTGGCGGTGCTGGTCTACCGGCACCGCGAGCCGGCGGCCTTCGCCGCGACGCTGACGGCCGACCCGGGTCAGCTCGCGCCGACCCGCGAGGCGCTGCGGGAGTGGCTCACCGGCCTCGGTATCGGCGAGGCCGACGTCGACGCGGCGCTGATCGCGGCCGGCGAGGCGTGCGCCAACGCGATCGAGCACGGCTACCGGTTCGCCCCGGACGTGTCGGTCACCGTACGGGGGCGGCTGCGCGCCGACCGGCTGGAGATGGTGGTCACCGACACCGGCGGCTGGCGGGAGGCGACCCCCGACGACGGAGAGCGCGGCCGGGGTCAGCTGATCATGACCCGGCTGATGGACGAGGCCACCGTGGACGGCAGCGCCGACGGCACCACCGTACGCCTGGTCAAGCGCGTCTCCGGCGCGTGA
- a CDS encoding LacI family DNA-binding transcriptional regulator, giving the protein MTTTHRPPTLEDVARAAGVSRATASRVIAGTGYASAAARERVTVAADLLGYAPNPAARALVRGTGVRLVVAVTGTAPTVLDDPYVHRVLGACARVCAPYGLGVALHWLPTRAPGEVRRLAEDRSVGGIILINTTETVLDAVPVGLRGRVASIGIGSALVPAFDVDNGGGTEAVVRHLYASGRRRIAMVTGPRWLSCAGRSVGAYRRVVRDAALPVRLVPGDFSADRGRAAAREVLARWPDTDAIVGSSDATALGVIDGLRGDGVQVPGDVAVTGFDDIPLAAMTTPALTTATHPVTQIASAAATAVLDGRPVPPATMFPSRLVRRVSG; this is encoded by the coding sequence ATGACGACGACGCACCGACCACCGACCCTGGAGGACGTCGCCCGGGCGGCGGGGGTCTCCCGGGCCACCGCCTCGCGGGTGATCGCCGGCACCGGGTACGCCTCCGCCGCCGCCCGCGAGCGGGTGACCGTCGCCGCCGACCTGCTCGGCTACGCGCCGAACCCGGCCGCCCGCGCGCTGGTCCGGGGCACCGGCGTCCGGCTGGTGGTGGCGGTGACCGGCACCGCCCCCACGGTCCTCGACGACCCGTACGTCCACCGGGTCCTCGGCGCGTGCGCCCGGGTCTGCGCGCCGTACGGGCTCGGGGTGGCGCTGCACTGGCTGCCCACCCGTGCCCCGGGCGAGGTGCGCCGGCTGGCCGAGGACCGCAGCGTCGGCGGGATCATCCTGATCAACACCACCGAGACGGTGCTGGACGCCGTCCCGGTGGGACTGCGCGGCCGGGTGGCCTCGATCGGCATCGGCTCCGCCCTCGTACCCGCCTTCGACGTGGACAACGGTGGCGGCACCGAGGCCGTGGTCCGGCACCTGTACGCCAGCGGGCGCCGCCGCATCGCCATGGTGACCGGCCCCCGCTGGCTGTCGTGCGCCGGCCGCTCCGTCGGCGCGTACCGGCGGGTGGTGCGCGACGCCGCACTGCCGGTGCGCCTGGTCCCGGGAGACTTCAGCGCCGACCGGGGCCGGGCGGCGGCCCGGGAGGTGCTGGCGCGCTGGCCGGACACGGACGCGATCGTCGGCAGCAGCGACGCCACCGCCCTCGGGGTGATCGACGGGCTGCGCGGCGACGGCGTCCAGGTGCCCGGGGACGTCGCGGTGACCGGCTTCGACGACATCCCGCTCGCCGCGATGACCACCCCCGCGCTGACCACGGCCACCCACCCGGTCACGCAGATCGCCTCGGCGGCGGCGACGGCCGTACTGGACGGGCGGCCGGTGCCGCCGGCGACGATGTTCCCGTCCCGGCTGGTCCGCCGGGTCAGCGGCTGA
- a CDS encoding MFS transporter: MSRTVAPPAAPPPVVPRSVLAARTGVAVVFALNGLAVATWFSRVPAARDALGLSAGRLGLLLLAMSVGALLAMPTAGLVAQRLGAARTVALSTLVVATGLTVTGIGALAGSPAGVAVGLCALGYGSGICDVAMNVEGAAVERRLGRTVMPRFHAAWSLGSVAGAGLGAGAARLGVPVAAHLAALAAVVLLGTLLAVRSFLPAAESGTASASAAPAERRRELLAAWREPRTLLIGLLVLVAAFAEGSANDWLAVAFIDGHDLGEAAGAAVFGVFVVGMTMGRMLGTVALDRWGRVPVLSGTIVLATVGAAVAVLAGSGPVAIAGVALWGIGASLGFPVGMSAAADDERRAPARVSVVAVIGYTAFLAGPPLLGLLGDRVGTLRALLVVPLLLLPTLALVPATRPPAR; this comes from the coding sequence GTGAGCCGTACCGTCGCCCCGCCCGCCGCGCCGCCGCCGGTCGTACCGCGGTCGGTGCTCGCCGCCCGTACCGGGGTGGCCGTGGTGTTCGCGCTCAACGGCCTGGCCGTGGCCACCTGGTTCTCCCGGGTGCCCGCCGCCCGGGACGCGCTCGGGCTCAGCGCCGGCCGGCTCGGGCTGCTGCTGCTCGCCATGTCCGTCGGCGCGCTCCTCGCGATGCCCACCGCCGGCCTGGTGGCCCAGCGGCTGGGCGCGGCCCGCACCGTCGCCCTCTCCACCCTGGTCGTCGCGACCGGGCTGACCGTGACGGGAATCGGGGCCCTGGCCGGCTCCCCGGCCGGGGTCGCGGTGGGGCTGTGCGCCCTCGGCTACGGCTCCGGCATCTGCGACGTGGCGATGAACGTCGAGGGCGCGGCGGTCGAGCGGCGGCTGGGTCGTACGGTCATGCCCCGCTTCCACGCGGCGTGGAGCCTCGGTTCCGTGGCCGGCGCCGGCCTGGGCGCCGGGGCGGCCCGCCTCGGCGTGCCGGTCGCCGCGCACCTGGCCGCGCTGGCCGCGGTGGTGCTGCTCGGCACGCTGCTGGCCGTACGGTCGTTCCTGCCGGCGGCCGAGAGCGGCACCGCCTCCGCGTCGGCCGCCCCGGCCGAGCGCCGCCGCGAGCTGCTGGCCGCCTGGCGGGAACCGCGTACCCTGCTCATCGGCCTGCTGGTGCTGGTGGCGGCGTTCGCCGAGGGCAGCGCCAACGACTGGCTGGCGGTCGCCTTCATCGACGGCCACGACCTCGGCGAGGCGGCCGGGGCGGCGGTCTTCGGCGTCTTCGTCGTCGGCATGACCATGGGGCGCATGCTGGGCACCGTCGCGCTGGACCGTTGGGGCCGGGTGCCCGTGCTGTCCGGCACCATCGTGCTCGCCACGGTCGGCGCGGCCGTGGCGGTGCTCGCCGGCTCCGGGCCGGTGGCGATCGCCGGCGTCGCGCTCTGGGGGATCGGCGCGTCGCTGGGCTTCCCGGTCGGGATGAGCGCGGCGGCCGACGACGAGCGGCGGGCGCCGGCCCGCGTCAGCGTGGTCGCCGTGATCGGCTACACCGCCTTCCTGGCCGGCCCGCCGCTGCTGGGCCTGCTCGGCGACCGGGTCGGCACCCTGCGGGCACTGCTCGTCGTGCCGCTGTTGCTGCTGCCCACCCTCGCCCTGGTGCCGGCCACCCGCCCGCCGGCCCGCTGA